From Anaerohalosphaera lusitana, one genomic window encodes:
- a CDS encoding GspE/PulE family protein, whose product MLGELKTRETPSRSCYFGEWLLKRGVVDHKSIYDALEEQKIHGGRLGEILGRRHSLSPDELTNELAAYLDLEVLELTDKNRIDIDAARQIPESLARRFSLVLVGLENGLAVVAMSDPLNVVAKDRIETMTGLPLKVCLSSEEGISRAIEWIYHGCDEEERQLQSLAKIEIDEDEDFFKHVSEQANLDIEAAADDAPVIRFVNLLLSQAVKSRASDIHVEPQENDMSVRMRVDGHLRQMVAPPRRMQAAIIARVKILAEMNIAERRLPQDGRFKIRSKGRDIDVRVSTIPTIYGEKVVMRILDKSAVRHDLDRIGFDEELLPEFKSILSRPHGIIIVTGPTGSGKSTTLYSALKYLRDPRKNITTVEDPVEYRLKGINQIQVKPDINMDFALALRSILRQDPDIILIGEIRDKETMEIAMKASLTGHLVLSTFHTNDAASAFSRLRYMGLEPYLLASTVNLVVAQRLVRRICEHCRQRYMPDDETLAMLGIERNSGKIFYHGTGCKNCGGTGYRGRLPIFEFMVADPEISHLVIEGAAEEKIRSSARSKGYGGLFDSGLKRVFSGETTVEEILNVACADTSLG is encoded by the coding sequence ATGCTTGGGGAACTTAAAACCAGAGAAACGCCTTCACGAAGTTGTTATTTCGGTGAATGGCTGCTGAAACGCGGAGTCGTCGATCACAAATCAATCTATGACGCACTCGAAGAACAGAAGATCCATGGGGGAAGGCTAGGCGAAATACTTGGCAGGAGGCATTCGCTTAGCCCGGACGAATTGACAAACGAGCTGGCTGCATACCTGGATCTGGAAGTGCTGGAGCTGACCGACAAGAACAGAATCGATATCGATGCAGCCAGACAGATACCCGAGAGTCTGGCGAGAAGGTTCTCTCTGGTGCTGGTCGGGCTGGAAAACGGGCTTGCAGTTGTGGCGATGTCTGATCCGCTCAACGTCGTCGCCAAGGACCGAATAGAGACCATGACAGGATTGCCTTTAAAGGTTTGTCTAAGCAGTGAAGAAGGCATAAGCCGGGCAATAGAATGGATATACCACGGCTGTGATGAAGAAGAGAGGCAACTGCAGTCTCTCGCGAAGATAGAAATAGATGAAGATGAAGACTTTTTCAAACACGTCAGCGAACAGGCAAACCTGGATATTGAAGCGGCCGCGGACGATGCCCCGGTAATCCGTTTCGTTAACCTGTTATTGAGCCAGGCAGTGAAAAGCAGGGCCAGCGATATTCACGTAGAGCCGCAGGAAAATGACATGAGCGTTAGAATGCGAGTCGACGGACACCTCAGACAGATGGTCGCCCCTCCAAGACGTATGCAGGCTGCTATCATAGCAAGGGTAAAAATACTTGCAGAAATGAATATCGCTGAGCGGAGACTGCCTCAGGATGGTCGCTTCAAGATACGCTCAAAGGGCCGGGACATCGATGTTCGGGTTTCGACGATCCCAACAATATACGGTGAAAAGGTGGTCATGCGCATACTGGATAAATCCGCGGTCCGCCATGATCTGGACAGAATCGGTTTTGACGAAGAATTGCTGCCCGAATTCAAGTCTATCCTCTCGCGACCGCATGGGATCATAATAGTCACCGGCCCCACCGGCAGCGGAAAGAGCACCACGCTGTACTCTGCACTGAAATATCTCAGGGACCCGCGAAAAAATATCACTACAGTTGAGGACCCAGTAGAATACCGGCTCAAGGGCATCAATCAGATCCAGGTGAAACCCGACATCAACATGGATTTTGCACTGGCTCTGCGATCGATTCTGAGGCAGGACCCTGACATTATCCTCATCGGCGAAATACGTGACAAGGAAACCATGGAGATCGCGATGAAAGCGTCGCTGACGGGTCATCTTGTATTGAGCACGTTTCATACAAACGATGCTGCCAGTGCTTTCAGCAGACTCAGGTACATGGGACTGGAACCGTATTTGCTGGCATCGACAGTGAATCTGGTGGTTGCTCAGCGACTTGTCCGAAGGATATGCGAACACTGCAGGCAAAGATATATGCCCGATGATGAAACATTGGCCATGCTCGGTATTGAACGCAACAGCGGCAAAATATTCTATCACGGCACCGGCTGCAAGAACTGCGGCGGAACAGGATACAGGGGCAGATTGCCTATATTTGAATTCATGGTCGCTGATCCGGAGATCAGTCATCTGGTGATAGAAGGGGCTGCGGAAGAGAAAATTCGAAGCAGTGCCAGGAGCAAGGGATATGGGGGGCTGTTTGACAGCGGTCTAAAGAGAGTCTTCTCGGGCGAGACTACAGTCGAAGAAATACTCAATGTCGCCTGTGCCGACACATCTCTGGGTTAG
- a CDS encoding type IV pilus twitching motility protein PilT — protein MNIETSMQELLGKLSSTIGASDLILTAGQPPQIRIKNEIVSLDFPRLSIDDTYRLSTSVLDEEQKEKFNQDKELDLSLEIDGAGRFRINMFRQRGAAAFVARSVMSTIPTFEELGLPDIMYRLGSLQRGLVLFTGPVGTGKTTTIASLVNYINQTRACHIVSIEDPIEYIHTHIKSTVNQREVGTDTHSFKEALRRILRQSPDVIVIGEIRDRESAQAAMTLAETGHLTLATLHTRGCPASVTRLVDMFGQDQHQQVRSQLSASLAAVIWQQLILSEQEDRLILATEIMTATPAVRSLIRQGRMHEIYSLLQSGKKNGMHTMEQSIRELISRGLLDANWLNDNYSDVYAAKA, from the coding sequence ATGAATATCGAAACCAGCATGCAGGAATTACTCGGAAAACTGTCTTCCACCATTGGTGCCAGCGATCTGATACTCACTGCTGGTCAGCCGCCGCAGATAAGAATAAAGAATGAGATCGTCTCTCTTGACTTTCCCAGGCTAAGCATAGATGACACATACAGACTCAGTACATCTGTTCTTGACGAAGAGCAAAAGGAAAAATTCAACCAGGATAAGGAGCTTGATTTATCACTGGAAATTGATGGTGCGGGAAGATTCCGCATCAATATGTTCAGGCAGCGAGGAGCTGCAGCCTTTGTAGCAAGATCGGTCATGAGCACGATCCCGACGTTTGAAGAACTCGGCCTGCCGGATATCATGTACAGGCTCGGTTCCCTGCAGAGAGGACTTGTTCTTTTCACCGGACCTGTCGGGACAGGCAAAACCACTACTATCGCAAGCCTTGTGAACTACATTAATCAGACAAGGGCCTGCCATATAGTTTCCATCGAAGACCCTATTGAGTATATCCATACTCATATAAAGTCCACAGTCAATCAAAGGGAGGTCGGAACCGATACCCATTCATTCAAGGAAGCTTTGAGAAGAATTCTCAGGCAGTCCCCCGATGTCATTGTGATCGGCGAAATACGGGACCGTGAATCCGCACAGGCCGCCATGACATTGGCTGAAACGGGCCACTTGACCCTAGCAACACTCCACACACGCGGCTGCCCTGCTTCCGTAACCAGATTGGTGGACATGTTCGGACAGGATCAGCACCAGCAGGTACGCTCCCAACTTTCAGCATCATTAGCAGCAGTGATCTGGCAGCAATTGATCCTGAGTGAGCAAGAGGACAGACTTATACTGGCAACCGAGATAATGACGGCAACACCTGCAGTACGTTCATTGATCCGTCAGGGGAGAATGCACGAAATCTACAGTCTGCTTCAGTCAGGAAAGAAAAACGGGATGCATACGATGGAGCAGTCTATAAGGGAACTGATAAGCCGCGGACTGCTGGATGCTAATTGGCTGAACGATAACTATAGCGATGTTTATGCAGCGAAGGCGTAA